A region from the Desulfomarina profundi genome encodes:
- a CDS encoding PilN domain-containing protein: MLKINLLPIRQLQKRAKAKKQFFGMLFLFLLVLASLALVGYSQVQNIKTLTAKVNTLSAEKAKYTPILQKIAKLKKTREELERKTNVIKKLKSDSSLTVRVLDEVANSVDNSRLWLESLNQQNSSLNLKGVALDNQTIAQFMDSLKASPFVQGVSLTNSSLKTISGRNLKSFALNCTVAQPSKKDSEKETKQKTK; encoded by the coding sequence ATGCTCAAAATCAACCTGCTCCCCATCAGACAGCTGCAAAAAAGAGCTAAAGCGAAGAAACAGTTTTTCGGCATGCTTTTCCTTTTTCTCCTTGTTTTGGCATCACTGGCATTGGTGGGTTACTCGCAGGTCCAGAACATTAAAACCCTCACGGCAAAAGTAAACACTCTCAGCGCAGAAAAAGCCAAATATACTCCCATCCTTCAAAAAATAGCCAAACTCAAAAAAACACGGGAAGAACTTGAGCGGAAAACAAATGTAATCAAAAAACTGAAATCTGATTCATCACTTACCGTCAGGGTCCTGGATGAAGTAGCCAACAGTGTGGACAACAGTAGACTCTGGCTCGAATCACTGAATCAGCAAAATTCATCTCTCAACCTGAAAGGTGTAGCACTAGACAATCAGACTATCGCCCAGTTCATGGATAGCCTCAAGGCTTCTCCATTTGTTCAGGGAGTCTCTCTGACAAATTCCTCCCTGAAGACAATATCCGGAAGAAACCTGAAGTCTTTTGCCCTCAACTGCACCGTAGCACAGCCAAGCAAAAAAGACTCTGAAAAGGAAACAAAGCAAAAAACGAAATGA